In Candidatus Anaeroferrophillus wilburensis, one DNA window encodes the following:
- the pgsA gene encoding CDP-diacylglycerol--glycerol-3-phosphate 3-phosphatidyltransferase, whose translation MAANTIRQFLQKKENLPNVLTFSRIAVVPLLIILLSFDGRFINFFTALLIVAAAITDGLDGYLARKYQVITAFGKLLDPVADKVLIVTTMVMLVFLGRAPAWMVCLILCREFAVTGLRAVVAEQGVVIAASPSAKYKTVFQIVAIVALTIHYPLFAINAHSVGMVFIWLALGLTLWTGYAYFKAALPYLSITGE comes from the coding sequence ATGGCCGCAAATACGATACGCCAATTTCTGCAAAAGAAGGAAAACCTTCCTAATGTTTTGACGTTTTCTCGGATTGCGGTTGTTCCCCTGCTGATTATCCTGCTTTCCTTCGATGGTCGATTCATCAATTTTTTTACCGCCTTGCTGATTGTCGCCGCCGCCATCACCGATGGCCTGGACGGATATCTGGCCCGCAAATATCAGGTGATTACCGCTTTTGGCAAACTGCTCGATCCGGTGGCCGATAAGGTTTTAATTGTTACCACCATGGTTATGCTGGTCTTCCTTGGAAGAGCACCGGCCTGGATGGTCTGCCTTATCCTGTGCCGGGAATTTGCCGTTACCGGTCTGCGGGCGGTGGTCGCCGAGCAGGGGGTGGTTATAGCTGCCAGTCCGTCGGCCAAATATAAGACCGTTTTTCAGATTGTTGCCATTGTCGCCCTGACCATCCACTATCCCCTCTTTGCCATTAACGCCCATAGTGTCGGGATGGTATTTATCTGGCTGGCTCTCGGGCTGACCTTATGGACCGGTTATGCCTACTTCAAGGCCGCCCT
- a CDS encoding integration host factor subunit beta, with translation MNKSEMIEELAVQANLNYNVAETIVNLVVDSMKTALIEDERIELRGFGSFHIEHYQAYTGRNPKTGDSIEVPPKKLPFFKVGKELKEKINKKFLAKP, from the coding sequence ATGAATAAATCAGAGATGATTGAGGAACTTGCTGTCCAGGCAAATTTGAATTACAATGTCGCAGAAACCATTGTCAATTTGGTCGTTGATTCAATGAAGACAGCCCTCATTGAAGACGAACGGATTGAGTTGCGCGGCTTTGGCAGTTTTCATATTGAGCACTATCAGGCCTATACCGGACGCAACCCAAAAACCGGCGATTCCATTGAGGTTCCTCCTAAAAAACTCCCCTTCTTTAAAGTCGGCAAAGAGCTGAAAGAAAAGATCAACAAAAAGTTTCTAGCGAAACCCTGA
- the der gene encoding ribosome biogenesis GTPase Der: protein MKPCIAIIGRPNVGKSTLFNRLVKKKKAIAADTPGVTRDRIFADASWDGREFLLVDTGGMVLDYDTGMQTDITRQSMLAVDEADAIIFLLDGKDGVTADDERLALYLRKSRKKVFWVVNKVESHRDQAASVDFYRLGMETLYEVSAAHGLGINDLLEAVTAVLPESEPEVAEAEGQPLRIAVIGKPNVGKSSLLNQLIGEKRLVTNDQPGTTMDSIEVPLDFHGRHYLFFDTAGLRRKARVHDQVESFATVATMRSVDYAQIVLLMIDATAGITDQDLKIASLAHEKGKVIIFLFNKIDLISGAEFNQKKMFDLLTDRFSFIYRPHAIRISVLKKQGINKIFPLIEALDHQLHKRITTGILNRTLKRITEEHQHPLIYRHPLKFYYITQLASIPPAFVVFCNTIKGIEPSYIRYLKKKLVDYLEFEGIPLRIYFRKR from the coding sequence ATGAAACCATGTATTGCCATTATTGGCCGGCCTAACGTCGGCAAATCGACCCTCTTCAATCGGCTGGTGAAAAAGAAAAAAGCAATTGCTGCGGATACCCCCGGAGTTACCCGGGATCGCATTTTTGCCGATGCCAGCTGGGATGGCAGGGAGTTTCTGCTTGTCGATACTGGCGGCATGGTGCTGGATTATGATACCGGCATGCAGACTGACATTACCCGGCAAAGCATGCTGGCGGTAGATGAGGCTGATGCGATTATTTTTCTGCTGGACGGCAAGGATGGGGTTACCGCCGATGATGAACGGCTGGCGCTGTATCTTCGCAAGAGCAGAAAAAAGGTTTTCTGGGTCGTTAATAAAGTTGAATCCCACCGTGACCAGGCCGCCAGTGTTGATTTTTACCGCCTGGGCATGGAAACTCTCTACGAGGTGTCAGCGGCCCATGGCCTAGGCATTAATGACCTGCTGGAAGCAGTTACGGCAGTTCTGCCCGAAAGTGAACCGGAGGTGGCAGAGGCCGAAGGTCAGCCACTGAGGATTGCGGTGATCGGCAAGCCGAATGTAGGTAAATCCTCACTACTGAATCAACTGATCGGTGAAAAGCGGCTGGTTACCAATGATCAGCCCGGTACCACCATGGATTCCATTGAAGTTCCGCTGGATTTTCATGGCCGGCATTATCTCTTTTTTGATACAGCCGGCTTGCGGCGGAAAGCCAGGGTTCATGATCAGGTGGAAAGCTTTGCCACCGTTGCCACCATGCGCAGTGTTGATTATGCCCAGATTGTCCTGTTGATGATCGATGCTACGGCCGGGATTACCGACCAGGATCTCAAGATTGCCTCACTGGCCCATGAAAAGGGGAAAGTGATTATTTTCCTGTTCAACAAGATTGACCTGATTTCCGGTGCGGAGTTTAACCAGAAAAAAATGTTCGACCTTCTTACTGACCGTTTCTCGTTTATTTACCGTCCTCACGCCATCAGAATTTCAGTACTGAAGAAACAGGGAATAAACAAGATTTTTCCCCTGATCGAAGCGCTTGATCATCAATTGCATAAACGGATAACCACCGGCATCCTGAACCGGACGCTGAAAAGGATAACTGAAGAGCACCAGCATCCCCTGATCTACCGGCATCCCCTAAAGTTTTATTATATTACCCAACTGGCAAGCATTCCACCGGCGTTTGTTGTTTTCTGTAATACCATTAAAGGGATTGAACCCAGTTATATCCGTTATCTCAAGAAAAAACTCGTTGATTATTTGGAATTTGAAGGAATACCCTTAAGAATATACTTCAGGAAACGCTGA
- the rnr gene encoding ribonuclease R, producing MQQTIAGTISVRHGRASFIRDSSEALPLALSYHTQLKYRFMDGDRLTAHIRADRRGRLQVLPVKVLSRSLSSFVGIVVLSRGNLLLVPFARPEVDHFMIAEGDKGLVAEGEAVIARIDCYPSYTTPGTAKVIRSLGMFRAPGVDGKVVSYHYRLPSRFPRGARQLAKALAVPVGRKELKNRTDLRQKHFFTIDGAQARDFDDAVAIDRLAAGGFRLYVSIADVSHYVRPESILDQEAYRRGTSIYFPGYCIPMLPEELSNGICSLKPGQDRLTVTAIMEFDAAGRQLNEHFCPSVINSKARLTYNLVTGLLEGDQKTGKLPTRLRQILPDLQQMKQLSQLLQARRMQRGSIDFDLPEAAILFDQEGNVDTIEPASRTIAHRIIEEFMLAANNAVATHLAWLDCPLLYRIHEVPDPKRITQLTETLKCFGLSVKGWRSAHPRAFQELLVQAEQRSAAPVINTLLLQVMQRARYSPVNSGHFGLALSCYTHFTSPIRRYPDLMVHRVLKARLWPKLEGAAAEVADLAQAGDYLSDRERLAVEAERTALKLKKLFYLETHHAEPLTGIISGISDAGLFITLSDILVDGLLPFRLMDDYYQRHDNRMQVVGEQSGKTYTLGDLLPVAVDRIDPIACRLDLQLPGCRPNGVQRPAGRQRKRRHKPFSTPTGRKR from the coding sequence ATGCAACAAACTATAGCAGGAACCATCAGCGTTAGGCATGGCAGGGCATCATTTATTAGAGATTCTTCTGAGGCGCTGCCCCTTGCCCTCTCCTATCACACCCAGTTGAAATACCGATTCATGGATGGAGATCGACTAACTGCCCACATCCGTGCCGATCGCCGGGGCCGGCTGCAGGTGCTGCCGGTGAAGGTATTGAGTCGGTCTTTAAGTTCTTTTGTCGGGATTGTTGTTCTCTCCCGGGGAAATTTGCTGCTGGTTCCTTTTGCCCGGCCTGAAGTTGACCACTTCATGATTGCCGAGGGTGATAAGGGGCTGGTTGCCGAGGGTGAAGCGGTTATCGCCCGCATCGATTGCTATCCGTCCTATACGACCCCCGGTACAGCAAAGGTGATTCGTTCATTGGGAATGTTTCGGGCGCCGGGAGTAGATGGTAAAGTTGTCAGTTACCATTACCGGCTTCCGAGCCGCTTTCCCCGTGGTGCACGGCAGCTGGCCAAAGCTCTTGCGGTGCCGGTGGGCAGGAAGGAGCTGAAGAATAGAACCGATCTGCGGCAGAAACATTTTTTTACCATTGATGGTGCCCAGGCCAGGGATTTTGATGATGCAGTGGCAATTGACCGGCTGGCCGCCGGCGGTTTCCGTCTCTATGTCAGCATAGCCGACGTAAGTCACTATGTCAGGCCGGAATCGATTCTCGACCAGGAGGCATACCGCCGGGGAACCAGCATCTATTTCCCCGGTTACTGCATTCCCATGCTGCCGGAGGAACTGTCAAATGGCATCTGCAGCCTGAAACCTGGACAGGACAGACTGACGGTCACGGCGATTATGGAATTTGATGCTGCCGGCAGGCAGCTCAATGAACATTTTTGTCCCTCGGTAATTAACAGCAAGGCCCGTTTGACCTATAACCTGGTTACCGGCCTGTTGGAAGGAGATCAAAAGACCGGGAAATTGCCCACCAGACTACGGCAGATATTGCCGGATCTGCAGCAGATGAAACAATTGAGCCAGCTTTTGCAGGCACGTCGCATGCAAAGGGGAAGCATCGATTTCGACCTGCCGGAGGCGGCAATACTCTTTGATCAAGAGGGAAATGTCGATACTATCGAGCCTGCCAGCCGGACCATTGCTCACCGGATTATTGAAGAATTCATGCTGGCTGCCAATAACGCGGTTGCCACCCACCTTGCCTGGCTTGATTGTCCCCTGCTTTACCGTATTCATGAGGTGCCCGACCCCAAAAGGATTACCCAGTTGACAGAAACCTTGAAATGTTTTGGATTATCTGTTAAAGGCTGGCGTTCTGCGCACCCGCGGGCATTTCAGGAACTCCTGGTGCAGGCGGAGCAGCGGTCGGCTGCCCCGGTCATCAACACCTTATTGCTGCAGGTTATGCAGAGGGCACGATACAGCCCCGTTAACAGCGGCCATTTCGGTCTGGCGCTGTCCTGTTATACCCATTTCACCTCCCCCATCAGGCGTTATCCTGACCTGATGGTTCACCGGGTGCTGAAAGCACGGCTATGGCCAAAACTTGAAGGTGCCGCCGCTGAGGTTGCTGATCTGGCCCAGGCGGGTGATTATCTTTCTGACCGTGAGCGTTTGGCAGTCGAGGCGGAACGAACTGCACTAAAATTGAAAAAGCTCTTCTATCTTGAAACCCATCATGCTGAGCCGTTGACTGGCATTATTTCCGGCATCAGTGATGCCGGACTGTTTATAACCCTGTCAGATATTTTGGTGGATGGTCTGCTGCCTTTCCGATTGATGGATGATTATTACCAGCGTCACGATAACCGCATGCAGGTGGTTGGCGAACAGAGCGGTAAAACCTACACCCTCGGCGATCTTTTGCCGGTTGCTGTTGACCGGATTGATCCGATTGCCTGTCGCCTTGATCTGCAGTTGCCTGGTTGCAGGCCGAATGGAGTTCAGCGTCCTGCCGGCCGCCAGCGAAAACGCCGGCATAAACCTTTTTCCACCCCCACTGGACGCAAGAGATGA
- the ftsH gene encoding ATP-dependent zinc metalloprotease FtsH: MKGNKELKPFYKNLALWLVISLIMIMVFNVFNNPKVGQHEIIFSDFIELVNNGQISEVTIQGHDISGSYGTTAFKTYAPDDPALIELLRSKGVKISAKPEAQPPLWQSILISWFPMLLLIGVWVFFMRQMQGGGGKAMSFGKSRAKLLTESQKKVTFKDVAGTEEAKEELEEIISFLRDPKKFTRLGGKIPKGVLLVGPPGTGKTLLAKAIAGEAEVPFFSISGSDFVEMFVGVGASRVRDLFNQGKKNAPCLIFIDEIDAVGRHRGAGLGGGHDEREQTLNQLLVEMDGFESNEGVILIAATNRPDVLDPALLRPGRFDRQVVVPNPDVKGREGILKVHARNVPLAPNVDFKIVARGTPGFTGADLANLINEASLLAARKNKNQVEMEDMEEAKDKVLMGAERRSLVISPEEKKNTAYHEAGHTLVARFLPGTDPIHKVTIIPRGRALGLTQQLPIDERHSYDKEYLLNNISVLMGGRAAEEVVFQKFSTGAGNDIERATHLARKMICEWGMGKMGPVSFGKKEEHIFLGREMAHAKDYSEKIAVEIDEEIKEIVHGAYDKAHAILADKRQELDDLAVALLEKESLNGEEIDQIIGLSVAAMAEQQSEDAIDEEHDPGREEAAPAVDEPTSTGSD, translated from the coding sequence ATGAAAGGTAATAAAGAACTGAAGCCGTTCTATAAAAATCTGGCTCTCTGGCTGGTGATCAGTTTAATCATGATCATGGTGTTCAATGTTTTCAACAACCCGAAGGTTGGCCAGCATGAAATTATTTTCAGCGACTTTATTGAACTGGTCAACAACGGACAGATCAGCGAAGTGACAATTCAAGGTCATGATATCAGCGGCAGTTATGGCACCACCGCTTTCAAGACCTATGCCCCTGACGATCCTGCCCTGATTGAGCTGCTGCGCAGCAAAGGGGTTAAAATATCGGCAAAGCCTGAAGCTCAGCCACCGCTATGGCAGTCGATTCTCATCTCCTGGTTTCCCATGCTGCTTCTGATCGGTGTCTGGGTCTTTTTCATGCGCCAGATGCAGGGGGGCGGTGGCAAGGCCATGTCCTTTGGCAAAAGCCGGGCCAAACTCCTCACTGAAAGCCAGAAAAAAGTTACGTTCAAGGATGTTGCCGGCACTGAAGAGGCCAAGGAGGAGCTGGAAGAAATCATCAGCTTTCTCAGGGATCCGAAAAAGTTCACCCGGCTTGGCGGAAAAATCCCGAAAGGCGTGCTGCTGGTTGGCCCGCCGGGGACCGGAAAAACCCTGCTGGCCAAGGCCATAGCCGGCGAAGCTGAGGTGCCTTTTTTCAGCATCAGCGGTTCCGACTTCGTGGAAATGTTCGTCGGAGTCGGTGCGTCAAGAGTCCGTGACCTTTTCAACCAGGGGAAGAAAAATGCTCCCTGCCTGATTTTTATTGACGAGATTGATGCCGTCGGCCGTCACCGCGGTGCCGGCCTGGGGGGCGGTCATGATGAGCGGGAACAGACCCTCAATCAACTGTTGGTGGAAATGGATGGTTTTGAGTCCAATGAAGGAGTCATCCTGATTGCCGCCACCAACCGTCCGGATGTGCTGGATCCAGCGCTGCTGCGGCCCGGCCGCTTCGACCGGCAGGTGGTGGTACCCAACCCCGATGTCAAGGGTCGGGAGGGAATCCTGAAAGTGCATGCCAGGAACGTTCCTTTGGCACCGAATGTTGATTTTAAGATCGTTGCCCGAGGGACCCCCGGGTTTACCGGCGCCGACCTGGCCAACCTCATCAATGAAGCAAGTCTGTTGGCCGCCCGGAAGAATAAAAACCAGGTTGAGATGGAAGATATGGAGGAGGCCAAAGATAAGGTCCTCATGGGTGCTGAACGACGCAGTCTGGTTATCAGCCCGGAGGAAAAGAAGAACACTGCCTATCATGAAGCCGGTCATACCCTGGTAGCCCGTTTTCTTCCCGGCACCGATCCCATTCACAAGGTGACGATCATCCCTCGTGGACGGGCACTGGGTCTTACGCAGCAGCTGCCCATCGATGAACGCCATTCCTATGACAAGGAATATCTGCTCAATAACATTTCCGTCCTGATGGGTGGTAGAGCGGCAGAGGAGGTTGTCTTTCAAAAATTCAGCACCGGAGCCGGCAATGACATTGAACGAGCCACCCATCTGGCACGAAAAATGATCTGTGAGTGGGGCATGGGCAAAATGGGCCCGGTAAGCTTCGGCAAGAAGGAAGAGCATATCTTTCTCGGCCGGGAAATGGCCCACGCAAAGGACTACAGTGAAAAAATCGCCGTCGAAATTGACGAAGAGATTAAGGAAATCGTTCATGGCGCTTATGATAAAGCCCATGCAATCCTGGCGGATAAACGACAGGAACTGGATGACCTGGCCGTCGCACTCCTGGAAAAAGAATCCCTGAATGGTGAAGAAATAGACCAGATCATCGGTTTGTCGGTGGCGGCTATGGCCGAACAACAATCCGAGGATGCCATTGATGAGGAACATGACCCCGGCCGGGAAGAGGCTGCTCCGGCGGTGGATGAACCAACATCTACAGGCAGCGATTGA